CCGGCCGGAACCGCCCGGGGCGGCGGTATCGGCAGGCGGCGGTTCGATCGTGGTCCGGGCGTCGATCGGGGCCGGCGCCGTCGTCTGGACCTCATCCGAAACGATCTGCGGGATGGCGCTTTCCGAGACCGCCAGCGCCTGTGTCGCCGGGGTGGCGGCTTCGGTTTCGGACCACAGATCCGCGGCGAGCAGCGCGGCGCCGCGCGCGCTGATCGATCCGGGATCGTCGATCGGGGCCAGGGGAACGGCGAATGCGCCGGAGACCACCTCGGTCAGCAGGCCGATCGAGGCGCCACCGCCGGTGAGCAGGATTCGCCCGACCTCGTCGATGCCGATACCCGCCCGCCGTACCGCCTCGTGCACGAGCGCCATCGATTCGGTCAGCGGGGCGCGGAGCAGGTCCTCCCACTCGTCGCGGACCAGCCGGACGTCACGGGCGGTGCCGGCCAGCCGCACCGGGACGGTCGTCGCGGTATTGGCGGAAAGGTGGTGTTTGGCGGCGGCGCAACGGTTTCTGAGGACCGCCAATTCTTGTTCGACAACCGGGTCGAAGGGGTCGAAATCCCTTTCTCCCAACGCGTTTGCCAGCACGTAGCGCATGGTCAGGAGATCGAATTCCGCGCCGGAGATGCCGGTCGCGCGAACAGGCTCGCCGAGTAGGCCCGAGTGTGGGCCCGAACCCACCACCGACACCGTCGTGCCGGTCGCGCCGAGATCGTAGACGACCACCGGGGTCTCGGGCGGGAGTGCGGTCCGGGCTTCGGCCCGGCGCAGTGCGGCGAGAGGTTCCGGGACCAGTACCACCGCATCGGATCCGGCCCGCGCGAGTGCCTGCCGTTGGGCCTCGACGGTGTGCGCCGACCACCACGCGGGCACGGTGGCGACCGCGGACACCGGATCGAAATCGGCCACGACCTGGCTGATCGTGTCCGCCACGAGATCGGCGGCGGCAACCGAGGAACCGTCGGGCAGCAGGATGTCGACCGGATCGCCCACGCGGGACAACACATTCTCCGACAATTCCGGCATCGATCCGGCGCGATGCCGGCGAATGTGAACAGAGATATTTTCCGGGTCGGCGCTCGCGGTCGCGGAGCCGGTCGCGGCCACTGTGCGCGACGACCCGACCGTGATGCCGAGCGTCAGGCCCTGAGTCATTCGGGAACCCCTGTCGTTGAAATTCGCGGTCGTCACGACCTAACACCGGTGTCGGTTGCCGGAGTGCGGGCGTTACCGCCGATCCGCGAGGTTCAGGGAAATTCCCCTAATGTCGCGGATTCCCCTATCGCGCCCATTGTGGAAATTGAGGGATTCACCCCGATTCACGTAACGCCGGGCGTTCTTAGCGTGAAAGGCAATTCGACTGCTGCGGATCGCCCGATGGTCCGCCGATCCAGGAGACGATCTGCGATGACCCCCAACGCCATTCTCGAATTCATCCTCACGTTGCTCCGCGACCACGAGGCCGCGGTCGGCTACTGCGCGAATCCATCCGAATCGCTGTGCGCGGCCGGACTGGAGGCCGTGACGCCGGAGGACATCGCCGCCGTCGCGCCGATGGTCGCCGAATCCGCCCTGGTCACGGGCGGCTCGCAGCTGGCGGCCATCGTGGCGGCGGGCGGTGGTGCGGGCGTCGCGGCCGGCGCCGGCGGTACCGCGGCCGCGACCACCGAGGCCAATCTGGGCGCGGGTGCCGCGCTCGGTGGTGAGACCGGCATCGAAGCCGGGACCGGACTGGGCATCGGGCTCGGGGCGGGCGGCGGCCTGGGGGCGGATCTAGGCGCGGGCCTGGCCACCGGACTCGGTGCCGCGGCGTCGGTCGGTGCCGGGCTCGAAGCCGGTCTCACCGCGGGGCTCGGAGCGCTGACCGGAGTCGCGGTCGGCCTGGGCACCGCGGTGTCCGGGTCCGGGCAGGTCGGAATAGACCTCGGTCTCTCGGCCGGAGCGACCGGCGTCGCCGATGCCGTCACCCAAGCGGGTGCGAACCTGTCCGCCGAGCTCAGCGCCGGTATCCAGTCCGGAATCGACGTTGCCGCGGATACCGGCGCCGGCCTCGGCGCGCAGCTGGGTGGCGCGCTCAGCGGTGCCGCACAGGCGGGCGCCGGGCTGGGCGCGCAGGTGGGCAGCGCCTTCGAAGGCGCGGCCCAGGCCGGTGCGGGTCTCGGTGCCGCACTCGGCGGTGCGGCCGGTGCGGGGATCGGTGGCGCGCTCGGCGCCGGAACCGGGCTGGGCGCGGGACTCGAGACGAGTCTGTCCGGAGCCGCCGTTGCCGCGGCCGGTGCGGGACTGGGCGGCGTGCTGAACGGCGCCACGCAGGTCGGCGATCTCGGCGCTGCTCTCGGCGGCGCCGCACAGGCCGGCACGGATGTGGGCGCCGTGCTGGACGGTGCCGCGAATGCCGGGCTGGGTGCGGCGGCGACCGGTTCCACCGGGCTCGAGACCGGCCTGACCAGCGGGGTGCAGGGCGGGATCGACGGCGGTTCGCAGATCGGTTCCGCCCTGTCCGGTGCGCTGTCCGGTGGTACGGCGGCGGGCGCGCACACCGCCGGTGATCTCTCCACATCGCTGTCGGGCACTGCCGCATCGGGTCTGCATTCGGCCGGTGACCTGTCGAGTTCGCTGTCCGGCTCGGCCGATTCGGCTCTGCACACCGGTGCCGACGCATCGACCGCGTTGTCGGGGTTCGGCGGTGGACTGTCGACGAACCTGTCCGGCTCGGCCGATTCCGGGCTGCATGCCGGAACCGATACCTCGTCGGCGCTGTCGAGTGCGGCCGGGGCCGGGCTGCACTCGGTCGGCGATGCCGCGTCGTCCGCCGCGAGCTCGGCGAGCGGCGATCTGGGATCGACGGCCGCGAGCACCGCGCACGCCGGGCCGGGCGGCGATTCCGCACTGGGCGGCTCAGCCGGGACCTGGTCGGGCGTGGACGTCTCCCATGCCTTCGGATCCGGTATCGACAGCACGCTGTCGGGAAGTGCCCACAGCTCGCTCGGTGGCGGCATCGACACTGCGGGGCACGCGGATTCGGGCCTGTTCGGCGATACCTCCGGTCATGCGTCGACGGTCACCGATACCCATGCCGCCGGTGACATCACCGGCGGATTCCTGCACTGATCACCGTGCGGACGACGAAAGGGATCGGGTGGCAACGGATATGAACACTGTGGTCGCGGCGGATACCGCGGAGGCACCGGCCTCGCCGCTGTCGCGCATTCTCGCCGAAACCATCGCCGCCGCCCGTGCCGCCGATCGCGACGATCTGGTCGGCCGGCTCGAGGTGCTGGCCGACCGGATCCGCGATCCCCGCCGCCGGATCGTGGTGGCGGGCTTGGGCAATCAGGGCAAGAGTCAATTCGTCAACGCCCTGCTGAATCTCGAGATCAGCCCGGTGGGCGACGATGCGACGACCACGGTGCCGATCGTGCTCGCGCACGGTTCCCAGGCCCGCGCGCAGCTGGTGATCGCGGGCGCCTCGGGTGACGAGCGCGATCTCCGGCGAATACCGGTGCCGCTCGAGGAGATTCGCGCCGTCGGCGCGCGGTCGCCACACGGCCGGGTGCTGCGGGTGGAGGTCGAGCTGCCGAATCCGCTGCTGGCCGACGGCGTCGTCGTCATCGACACCCCGCCGGTCGGCGGCCATGCGACGGCCACGTCGGCGGCGGTGCTCGCGCTCGCTCCGGCGGCCGACGCGGTGCTCGTGCTGTCGGACGCGTCCACCGAACTCACCGAACCCGAGGTCGAGTTCCTGCGCCAGGTGCGGCAGTTGTGCCCCGCGGTGGCGCTGGTCCTGAGCAAGATCGATCTGTACCCGCACTGGCGTCAGGTGCTCGAGGCGGACCGATCCCATCTGGAGCGACATCGGCTGGTGCTGCCGATCGTTCCGGTGTCGTCGGTGCTGCGCAGTCATGCGGTGCGCCTGCAGGATCAACAGCTGGGCCGTGAATCCGGATTCGGGGTGCTGTTCGATTTCCTGCGCGAACAGGTGGTGGCGCGGGATCAGGCCGCCGCCCGGCGCGCGGTGGCACTCGACATCTCCGCCGCCGCCGAACATCTCGCGCTGGCGCTCAGCAGCGAACTGGTCGCGTTGCGCGACCCCGCGCGCGGTGCGGCGGCCATCCGGGAACTGCGAACCGCGAAGGCGCAGGCGGAGGATCTGCATCGCCGCACGGCGGCCTGGCAGCAGACCCTCGGCGACGGCATCACCGATCTGGCCGGCGATATCGACCACGATCTTCGAGATCGGTTGCGCACCATCGGCAGAACAGCCGAGGACTGGATCGACGACAACGATCCGGGCCGGCTGTGGGAGCAGCTCGAGCAGTGGCTGACGCAGACCACCGACACCGCTGTCGGCGACAACCTGCTGTGGACCCACCAGCGCGCGATCCATCTCGCCGAGCGGGTGGCCGCCCATTTCCTCGAATTCGGTGCGGTGGATCTGCCCTCGGTGCGGTCCGGATCCGCGGCCGGCGAGACACGGGTGGCCGCGGTGACGCTCGCCGATCTCGAACCCGATCTCGGCCTCGGGCACAAACTGCTCGTCGGAATGCGCGGTTCCTACGGCGGCATGGTGATGGTCGGGCTGGCCAGTACCGTCGCCGGACTGGCCTTGATCAACCCGGTGTCGCTGGGTGCGGGAGTTCTGCTGGGTAGCAAGGCCTTCCGCGACGACAAGCGGGAACGGCTGGCCCGGCGCCGCAGCGAGGCGAAGGGGGCGGTGCGCCGCTATCTCGACGACGTGAGCTTCGAAGCGGGTAAGGAGTCCCGCGATCGCCTGCACCGCATCCATCGCATCCTGCGCGATCACTTCACCGGTATCGCCGATCGCAGTCTGCGGTCGATCAACGATTCGCTGCAGGGCGCGCAGGACGCGGCCGGTGTGGAGACCGCGCAGCGCGACCAGCGGTGCGCGGAACTCGATCGGCAGCTGCGGGTGGTGGCCGAACTGCGGCGCTACGCCGACTCCGTACTGCCGAGCGCCCCCGCGTCCTGAGCCGGCCGTGCCCACCGGGAAACGAGTGGTGGCGCCGCCGCCCGGGCGGCGGCGCCGGCCCGCTCGGGTACCGTAGCGGCGTGAGTTACCAGGTCAGCGACCGGGCGCCCGGGATCGCGGGCGAAGCGCACCTGTTGGTCGCGGCCGCGCGGCAGGCCTTCGCGCCGCATTCGGCCCCGGCGCGGCTGCTCGGCGACTGTGCGCGGCGCCTCGAACAACCGCTGCGCGTGGCGCTGGCCGGTCAGCTCAAAGCCGGAAAGTCGACGTTGCTCAACGCACTGGTGGGTCAGGACATCGCCCCGACCGATGCCACCGAGTGCACTCGGATGGTGACCTGGTACCGGCACGGTTCGGCGCCACGGGTGACGGCCCTGGCCGCGGACGGCGCGCACGCCGATGTGGCGGTACGCCGCACACCCGGTGCCGACGGCCTGCCCGGTGCGCACGGGCTGAGCTTCGATCTGTCGGCTCTGCGCTGGAATACCGCCGGCGATCACGAGGTCGACCACCTGGACGTGCAATGGCCGACGGCCACTCTGGCCCGGACCACCATCATCGATACGCCGGGGACGTCCTCGCTGTCGCGTGAGGTGTCGCTGCGCACCTCCACGCTGCTCGCCCCGGAGCCGGATGCCGCGGTGGCGCTGCCCGAGGCCGACGCGGTGGTGTATCTGCTGCGCCGCCTCGACGCCGCCGATATCGGATTCCTCGAGCGCATCGGTGCGGGACACGAAGAGCAGCAGGGTATCTCGGGTCCGTTGGGAGTGATCGGGGTGGTCTCCCGCGCGGACGAGATCGGTGCGGGCCGTATCGACGCCCTGCATTCGGCCCGGGAGGTATCGGCCCGCTTCGCCACCGAACTGGAGCGAACGGGCCTGTGCCAGGAGGTGATTCCGGTCGCGGGCCTGCTCGCCTTCGCGGCCGCGACCTTGCGTCAACGCGAATTCGATGCCTTCGAGGCCTTGGCCGGTGTGTCGACCGAGGACCTGAGCGTCGCGCTGCTGTCGGCCGACCGGTTCTCGCACCCGGAGCTGCCGCTGCCGGTGCCGGCGCGACTGCGCGCCCACCTCGCCGCCCGCTTCGGTCTGTTCGGCATTCGGATGGCCGTGACCCTGATCCGGCTCGGTGTCCGCGATTCCGCCGCATTGGCGGCGGAATTGGCGCAGCGCAGCGGTGTGGACGAGTTGCGATCGGTGCTCGATACCCAATTCGCGCAGCGCGCCGATCAGTTGAAGGCGCATTCGGCGCTGACCGCGGTCGCGCGCATCGTGGCCGCGCACCCGGGAACTCGTGCCGACGAGTTGCTACCGCGCATCCACAGGCTGTTGGCGGATGTGCACGGATTCGCGGAACTCCGATTGCTCGGCCGACTGCGCACCGACGAACTGCCCCTGCCCGCCGACGATCTCGCGGAGTTGCATCGCCTGATCGGCGGAGCCGGGATCGCGCCGCATCTGCGGCTCGGACTACCCGTGGATTCCGCACCGGACATGCTGCGCACCCGTGCCGTCGCGGCGGTGAACAAATGGCGGGCCCGCGCCCGCCACCCCCTCGCGGATCAGCTCACCACCAACGCGTGCCTGACCGCGGTCCGCAGCGCGGAAGGTCTGGTGGTGCAGTTGCGGGAACCGGAGACCGCGCCACTGCAGCAGGTCCGGCGACCGCCACGCTTCCGGAGCTGAGTGGTCGCACGTGACGTAGGTCACGGCGACGAGCTGTCACAGCGCTCCCCCTCGGGTGTCGAAACCGGATGTAAGGACCGAAAACCGTCGGTCGACGATCCCATCCGAGGACACATCATGCCCACCGTGACGACACTCGATTCCTTCATGACCTACCGCGACACCGGTGCGGGTACGGTGCCCGTGGTCTTCCTGCACGGCAATCCGACCTCGTCCTATCTGTGGCGCAATGTGATTCCGCATGTCGATCCGCTGACCCGCGTGCTGGCGCCCGATCTGATCGGGATGGGGGAATCGGGTAAGCCCGACAGCGGCTATCGGTTCGCCGATCACGCTCGCTATCTCGATGCCTGGTTCGATGAGCTGGAGTTGGACGAGGTGGTGCTCGTCGGGCACGACTGGGGTGGGGCACTGGCCATGGACCGGGCCGCGCGCCATCCCGAGCGGGTGCGCGGGATCGCGGTGCTGGAGACCTTCCTGCGGCCGCTGGCCTGGTCGGATCTGCCGCAACAGGGTCAGGATCTGTTCCGGCGCTTCCGGTCACCCGAGGGGGAGCGAATGATCTTGCAGGACAATATGTTCATCGAGTTCAACCTTCCGTTCGGCGCGAAGAGCCTGACCCCGGCCGATCTGGATGTGTATCGAGCCCCCTACCCGACGCCGGAGTCGCGGCTGCCGATGCTGGTGTGGCCGAGGGAATTACCGCTCGACGGCGAACCGGCCGATGTCGTCGCCGTGATCGAGGACTACGGCCGCTGGATGGCCGCGACCCCGGATATCCCCAAGCTGGTGATGGCTGTGGACAACGGTGTCGGGATGGGCGGGCAGGAGTCGATCGATTGGGCGCGGCGCACATTCGCCGCGGTGGAGGTCGCGAACATCGGCCCCGCCGGACATCACGCGCCCGAGGATCGGCCCGATGCCATCGGCACGGCGGTCGCCGAGTGGGTGAGCCGTCACGGGCTCACCACCCGGCGGGATTCGGCCGGGGAGCTGACAAGCACTCGATGACCTGTGCGGTTGCGCGGTCCGGGAGATCGCCGGACGATCGGTCGATGACCGCCGACCCCGCCGATGAGCACAGACGCGCTACCGAACTGGTCGATCGCGCCGTCGCGGGGGACCGCGGCGCGATCACCGAGGTCGTGCGAACGCTGCAGGATCCGCTGTACCGCTTGGCCCTGCGCATGACCGGCCGTCCCGTCGACGCCGAGGACGCGGTGCAGGAGATCCTGCTGCGCGTGGTCGGCAATCTGGCGAGCTGGCGCGGTGAGGCGAAGCTGTCGACCTGGGCGTATCGCATCGGCGTGAACTATCTGCTGAATCTGCGGCGTCGCAGTCCGCAGGAGGCGGCCCGGCTGGATCTCGACGTCTTCGGCGACAGTTTGCTGGCCGGGCTCGCCGACGACGACTACCGGGGGCCGGAAGCGACCGTGCTCACCCGGGAGGTGCGTTTGGGGTGCAGTCAGGCGATGCTGCAGTGTCTGAGCCGGGACGAGCGGATCGCGTTCGTCCTCGCCGACGTCTTCGAACTGAGTTCCGCCGAGGCGGCCTGGATCCTCGACATTACCGCCGCCGCCTATCGGAAACGGCTGGAGCGAGCCAGAACTCGGCTCGGCAACTTCCTGAACGCCACCTGCGGTGTGGTGAATCCGGCGGGGCCGTGCCGCTGTGCCCGCCGGGTGCCGGCCGCGATCGCCGGCGGCCGGATCGACGCGAATCGTCCGGCCCTGGCGGCCCATCCGGTCGCGGCCGGTGGCCGCACCGCCGAACGAGCCGAACAGCAGATGATCGGCTTGCACGACGCCGCATCGGTCTTTCGCGCCCATCCCGACTACGCGCTGCCGCCGGCGCGGCTCGACGCGATCGCGCGCCTGCTGAACTCCGGACGTTTTCCGATGCTCGATCGCTGAGCGTCACACCTCGATCACTGAACTACCCGGATCCACGAGGATCTTCGCGTGCTTGTCCGGACTGCCCAGTGCGGTGAACGCGTTGTCCACACCGCTGAGCCCCACCGTGCCCGTGATCAGCGGCGCGGGATCGACCTTGCCGTCCGCGAGCATATGCAGGGTGTCGCGGAATTCGCCGGGGTCGTAGCCGAAGGCGAAGCGGAGCTCGATCTCCTTGTTGATCGCCATCGCGGGCCGGAACCGGTCGACCTCCATGCACACCCCCACCACCACGATCCGGGTCGAGGGCGGCGCGGCGGTGAGGAGCTGGTCGATCATGCCGGGGACGCCGACACATTCGAAGACGACCGGACCGGTCGGTGCGGCATCGAGGGTGTGGGCGATGCGGAACAGATACCACCAGGGCAGTTTCGGCACACTGCGCAACCGCGCCATGGCGTCGAAGCCGAGGTTGAGCACATCGGTGACGCCGGAGATCCGGCCCTTGGCGGGATTGGCCTGCCACGGTGATTCCAATGCCGGATCGACCACCACATTGGCGCCGCACTGCCGGGCCAGCTCACGCCGCCGTGGTGAGAAGTCGCTGGCGACAATGTTCTTCACGCCCGAGGCGCGCAGCATGCTGATCACCGCCAGGCCGATCGGGCCGCAGCCGACGACGAACGCCGTCTGCTTGCGCCCCACCCGCCCCTTGCGCACCGCGTGCCAGGCCACCGCCATCGGTTCGGTCAGCGCCGCGTGATCGGTCGACAGTCCGTTGGGAACCGGAAAGGTCATCGACTCCTGGACGACCACCTGCTCGGCGTAGCCGCCGGGCGCCCGCTGCGACAGCCCCGTCAGTTCCGGCTCGCGCCCGTTACGGATGATCGGCAGCGCCACCACCCGGGTGCCGGGCGCCCATCGTTTGCGGCAGTCCGGGCCGTATTCGACTATCTCCCCGCAGAATTCGTGGCCCAGCACCACACGCTGATCGGATCGCATGAAGTTCTGGTAGCCGGTCGCCGCCGCGAGCTCGGCGAGATCGTCGCAGTGCAGACGGGCGTGCAGATCCGAACCGCAGATCCCGCAGCGCGACACCGACAGCAGCACCTGGCCCGGTCCGGGCCTCGGTGCCGGAATGTCGGCGACTTCCAGCTTGCCTTCGGAACACACCACGGCCTTCATATTCGAACGGTACCGCGCAGTCGGGTGGCGCTGCCGCGACTTCGCCCACCTCCACTGTGGCCGGTTCCACTCGGAAGCCGGCCCCTCGGGGCGGCGCCTCCGGCGACTGCCCGAATGAGCTCGTGGCACAGCCGGATCCGTGGGTTGCCCTCCGGTGAGGCGGACCCCGCGCAGACGGGTCGGCCGGCTGTCGGGATCCCTCAACGGTGCGATGCGGCCCTGCGCAGTTCACCGGCGCTCTACCATCCAGGGGTGAGCTCCCGATCGTCCTCTATGCCTGAATCGCCGCGTGCGGCCGCACCGGGGATGCGGGCCCGCGATATGGACCGGGTTCGGGTCCGCGCCCTGCTGGACGCCGCCTATGAGGAGGGGCAGCTCGGCGCCGACGAGTACCACGATCGATCCGACCGGGCCGACGCCGCGAAGACGATCGGGGAACTGCGGCGGCTGGTGGGGGATCTGCAAGCTCCCGCGGGTGTCGCGGGCTGGGCCGAACCGCCCCGCCCGGGGGCCGCGCGGAGCACAGGGCGGTATCCGGCGCGTATCCGGGCTCGGGCCGAGGATCGGGACCGCACCTGCCGCGCCCTCGACGCCGCCTTGGCCGACGGCCAGTTGTCCGCGGACGAGCATGAGGCGCTGACCGCCCTGACCGCCGATGCGAAGACCCTGGGCGATCTGGCGGCCTTGACCGAAGATCTGCAGCGCCCGGCCGAATCGCCGATCGATCCGCGTTCGCGGGCGAATACCCGGGCGGCGTGGCTCACCGGTGCGGCGGCGGTGGTGGCGGTCGCCGCGGCGGTGGGTGGCTATCTGCTGACGCATCGGTCCGCGCCGGTACCCGAACCGGTGGCCGCGCCGGTGCCGCAGCGGGTGGCGCCCGTCGTGGTCGAGACCCCGGATCTCACCACGGCCGCGGGATTCGAGAAGTTCCGCCGGGACTTTCAGGCGAAATTCGGCGATACCACCGTCGACGAGGTGACCCTGTTCCCCGACTACGCATCGATCGACCGGACGTCGGCCGCACAGCCGAATCGGGTTGTCGACTACTCGTATCGCGGTGGCTTCATGGCCACCAGCGCGCCGACGACCCGCTCCGCCGACAAACCGATCTTCGATCTGGCCGGTGTGAACGCGGCCGTACTGGCCGATCTGATCGCCCGCGCCGTCCCGATGCTGAAGGTCGAGGGCGGTGCGGTGAGCCACCTCGACATGGGCATCGACAGCAGCACCGAGGTGCCGACGATCAGCATCTATGTCGGCAACAAATTCAACGAGAGCGGCTACCTGGAGGCCACCCCCGCCGGTGAGCTGATCCGGGCCTACCCGTTCGGCAGATAGGTGCGGATGTGATGGCGGCTTACGAATCGACGGCCAACAGTGGTCTGCGCGTTCGCGATACGGATCGAGTGGATGCGTGCGCACTCCTGGACGCCGCGCGTGACAACGGGCAATTGACCGATGCCGAACATGCCACCCGTACCGCCGCGGCGATGCGGGCGCGCACCTTCGGTGAGGTGGAGGCCGTTGTCGACGATCTGCAGATCCCGGCCAATTTGGTCGACTCGCCCGTGGTCAGTCCAGCCCGGCGCCGGTCGTCGCGTCGCTGGATCGTGGCCGCCGCGGTGGTGGCCGGGGCGGCGTTGATCGGCATGTTCTGCGGCTGGGTGAGCAGCGAGGGCGGTCCGATCGGGAAGCCCGCTCCCGCGGATATGACGACCGCGGCGGGTATCGAATCCTTCCTCGCCGCCTATCGCGCGCATTTCGGTGACCTGTTGGCCGACGATGTCACACTGCATCCGGACAACGCGTCGATCGAGCGACCCGGACAGGGTGATCCGGCGAAGTCCGAAAGGATCTCCTACAAAGGCGAATTCGACACCTGGACCACCAGCACCCGGGAGCCGGACCTCGCGCCGATCGATCTCGGTGCGATCGATGTTCCGAAACTGGCGGCGCTGATGGCCGGCGCCGCGCGCACGGTCGGTGCGCCGCAGGCGCCGATCAGTCACCTCATCATCGACCGCACGACGCTCGGCGTCGGGAAGGAGCCCGTCATCACCATCTATACCGAGGGCGCGCGCGGTGGCTATCTGGTGACCAGCCTGGCCGGTGAGCCGCTGTACGTCTCCAAGGCCCGATAGGCCGGGTACGTGGCGCGCGGGCCGGCGGTTTCATCCGTTGCCGCGGGGTAGAACCACATCGAGAGCAATCGCCGGGACCCACGAGAGCAGGTGACGGGATGAGCGCGCACGACGACCGGATCGCCCGGGAACTGCTGGACCGAGCCGGGACCACCTATGCCGCCGAGGCCGGGATATCGCTGGCCGACAAGCCCGCCCCGCTGTTCCAGTTGCTGATGCTGTCCCAATTGCTCAGTACCCGGATATCGGCGCGGATCGCGGTGGCCGCGGCGCGCGAGTTGGTTTCGAGCGGATACCGCACCGCGCAGCGCGTCGCTGACGCCGACTGGCAGGAGCTCGTCGACGCGCTGGGGCGCGGCCACTATCGCCGCTACGACGAATCCACCGCCACCCGGCTCGGCGCCAACGCGTCGATGATCCTCGATCACTACCACGGTGACCTGCGCGAACTGGTCGGGGAATCGGATCGAGACCCGGTCCGGCTGGCCGAGCTGCTGCAGCGGTTCCACGGCATCGGACCGACCGGCGCCGACATCTTCCTGCGCGAGGTTCAGGATGTGTGGACCTGGCTGCGCCCGCATTTCGACGAACGGGCGCGCCGCGGCGCCGGCCTGCTGCACCTGTCCGAGGATCCGGCCGACCTCGATCGGCTGAGCCGCGCGGGGCGCG
The genomic region above belongs to Nocardia spumae and contains:
- a CDS encoding zinc-binding dehydrogenase, whose protein sequence is MKAVVCSEGKLEVADIPAPRPGPGQVLLSVSRCGICGSDLHARLHCDDLAELAAATGYQNFMRSDQRVVLGHEFCGEIVEYGPDCRKRWAPGTRVVALPIIRNGREPELTGLSQRAPGGYAEQVVVQESMTFPVPNGLSTDHAALTEPMAVAWHAVRKGRVGRKQTAFVVGCGPIGLAVISMLRASGVKNIVASDFSPRRRELARQCGANVVVDPALESPWQANPAKGRISGVTDVLNLGFDAMARLRSVPKLPWWYLFRIAHTLDAAPTGPVVFECVGVPGMIDQLLTAAPPSTRIVVVGVCMEVDRFRPAMAINKEIELRFAFGYDPGEFRDTLHMLADGKVDPAPLITGTVGLSGVDNAFTALGSPDKHAKILVDPGSSVIEV
- a CDS encoding DUF1707 SHOCT-like domain-containing protein; translated protein: MPESPRAAAPGMRARDMDRVRVRALLDAAYEEGQLGADEYHDRSDRADAAKTIGELRRLVGDLQAPAGVAGWAEPPRPGAARSTGRYPARIRARAEDRDRTCRALDAALADGQLSADEHEALTALTADAKTLGDLAALTEDLQRPAESPIDPRSRANTRAAWLTGAAAVVAVAAAVGGYLLTHRSAPVPEPVAAPVPQRVAPVVVETPDLTTAAGFEKFRRDFQAKFGDTTVDEVTLFPDYASIDRTSAAQPNRVVDYSYRGGFMATSAPTTRSADKPIFDLAGVNAAVLADLIARAVPMLKVEGGAVSHLDMGIDSSTEVPTISIYVGNKFNESGYLEATPAGELIRAYPFGR
- a CDS encoding endonuclease, which codes for MSAHDDRIARELLDRAGTTYAAEAGISLADKPAPLFQLLMLSQLLSTRISARIAVAAARELVSSGYRTAQRVADADWQELVDALGRGHYRRYDESTATRLGANASMILDHYHGDLRELVGESDRDPVRLAELLQRFHGIGPTGADIFLREVQDVWTWLRPHFDERARRGAGLLHLSEDPADLDRLSRAGRDAELAAALVRVSLDQDLAGRVLAAAG
- a CDS encoding DUF1707 SHOCT-like domain-containing protein, with protein sequence MAAYESTANSGLRVRDTDRVDACALLDAARDNGQLTDAEHATRTAAAMRARTFGEVEAVVDDLQIPANLVDSPVVSPARRRSSRRWIVAAAVVAGAALIGMFCGWVSSEGGPIGKPAPADMTTAAGIESFLAAYRAHFGDLLADDVTLHPDNASIERPGQGDPAKSERISYKGEFDTWTTSTREPDLAPIDLGAIDVPKLAALMAGAARTVGAPQAPISHLIIDRTTLGVGKEPVITIYTEGARGGYLVTSLAGEPLYVSKAR